The following coding sequences are from one Pseudonocardia sp. EC080619-01 window:
- a CDS encoding ABC transporter ATP-binding protein has protein sequence MTPLRIEDVTVTAGAATLVAGVSLEVGAGETVGLLGPNGSGKSSLLRTVYRVNRPASGRVLVDGADAREGPARRVARRVGVVMQDVPTDFPLTVREIVAMGRSPHKRALQADDPVDHALAGAALEVLDLTRLAGRRLATLSGGERQRALVARALVGRPSLLVMDEPTNHLDVRHQLALLELVGELGLPALVALHDLNLAARYCDRICLLDGGRAVATGTPAEVLTPERIGAVYGVTATVLEHPSAGCPLVVLSP, from the coding sequence GTGACCCCGCTGCGCATCGAGGACGTGACGGTGACCGCCGGCGCCGCGACGCTGGTCGCCGGCGTGTCGCTGGAGGTGGGGGCCGGCGAGACGGTCGGGCTGCTCGGACCGAACGGCAGCGGCAAGTCCTCGCTGCTGCGCACCGTCTACCGGGTCAACCGGCCCGCGTCCGGACGTGTGCTGGTCGACGGCGCCGACGCCCGGGAGGGGCCCGCTCGACGGGTGGCCCGCCGGGTCGGTGTGGTGATGCAGGACGTGCCGACCGACTTCCCGCTGACGGTCCGCGAGATCGTCGCGATGGGCCGGTCCCCGCACAAGCGGGCGCTGCAGGCGGACGACCCGGTCGACCACGCCCTGGCCGGAGCGGCACTGGAGGTGCTCGACCTCACCCGGCTCGCCGGGCGCCGGCTCGCCACGCTGTCCGGCGGGGAACGCCAGCGGGCGCTGGTGGCGCGGGCGCTGGTGGGACGGCCGTCACTGCTGGTGATGGACGAGCCGACCAACCATCTCGACGTCCGGCACCAGCTCGCACTCCTGGAGCTGGTCGGCGAGCTGGGGCTGCCAGCGCTCGTCGCGTTGCACGACCTGAACCTCGCCGCGCGGTACTGCGACCGGATCTGCCTGCTCGACGGCGGCCGGGCGGTGGCGACGGGGACGCCCGCCGAGGTGCTCACGCCGGAGCGGATCGGCGCCGTCTACGGCGTCACCGCGACCGTGCTGGAGCATCCCTCGGCGGGCTGCCCGCTCGTCGTCCTCTCGCCCTGA
- a CDS encoding ABC transporter substrate-binding protein, whose product MIRSRPALVAVAVSAVLLLAGCGSAVQDAPAPGGGTAEGFPVTDDNCGVTTTYTAPPARAVTLTSNATELMLELGLQDAMVGTSYLKNRPIGEKYAEAYAGVPVLAPGQPSLEQLVAAEPDFVYSGYPDGFSESNGHTRPRLAELGIDTHLNSESCREGRSGFEDLFGEMTRIGAIFGVADRAEASVGELRGRLDRVREQLGSVEPVPVFVYNSGADAPRTAGGKAILTEMIERAGGRNVFDDVAERWPQVSWEQVAQRRPAVILIYDYLEPSVESKIATLRSTPAIAAVPALATGAFPTVALSEAQPGPRSVDAVEQLARDLHPDRFR is encoded by the coding sequence GTGATCCGATCCCGTCCGGCCCTCGTGGCCGTCGCCGTGTCCGCCGTGCTGCTTCTCGCGGGCTGCGGCTCCGCCGTGCAGGACGCCCCCGCGCCGGGAGGAGGGACGGCGGAGGGCTTCCCCGTCACCGACGACAACTGCGGTGTCACGACGACCTACACCGCCCCGCCGGCCCGTGCGGTCACCCTCACCTCGAACGCCACCGAGCTGATGCTCGAGCTGGGTCTGCAGGACGCGATGGTCGGCACGTCGTACCTGAAGAACCGGCCGATCGGCGAGAAGTACGCCGAGGCCTACGCCGGGGTCCCGGTGCTGGCGCCGGGCCAGCCGTCGCTGGAGCAGCTCGTCGCCGCCGAGCCGGACTTCGTCTACTCCGGATACCCGGACGGGTTCTCCGAGTCCAACGGCCACACCCGGCCGCGGCTGGCCGAGCTGGGGATCGACACCCACCTCAATTCCGAGTCGTGCCGCGAGGGCAGGTCCGGTTTCGAGGACCTGTTCGGCGAGATGACCCGGATCGGTGCGATCTTCGGCGTGGCGGACCGGGCGGAGGCGAGCGTCGGCGAGCTGCGCGGACGGCTGGACCGCGTGCGCGAGCAGCTCGGGAGTGTGGAGCCGGTGCCGGTGTTCGTCTACAACAGCGGCGCCGACGCACCGCGGACCGCGGGCGGCAAGGCGATCCTCACCGAGATGATCGAACGGGCCGGCGGGCGCAACGTGTTCGACGACGTCGCCGAGCGCTGGCCCCAGGTGTCCTGGGAGCAGGTCGCGCAGCGGCGTCCCGCGGTGATCCTGATCTACGACTACCTCGAGCCCAGCGTCGAGTCGAAGATCGCCACGCTGCGGTCGACACCCGCGATCGCGGCGGTCCCGGCCCTCGCCACGGGTGCGTTCCCGACCGTCGCGCTGTCCGAGGCCCAGCCCGGCCCGCGGTCCGTCGACGCCGTGGAACAGCTGGCCCGGGACCTGCACCCCGACCGCTTCCGGTGA
- a CDS encoding iron ABC transporter permease, which yields MLLVAVTGAALATGSVAVPWSQTWRILAHRLGGTALVPAPDWSRAQDLIVADTRLPRVLLAALVGATLTVAGMVLQAVVRNPLAGPSVIGVSSGAATGAVVVMRFGLLGAGALTLNVAAFAGALATLAVVLTIARSAGRITVLRLILGGVAVGSVLSALTSLLVLTAPSPTLASQVLFWTLGGFGATRWELLLGPAVVLVAGLVLLLGRARELDLLLAGDESAGALGLDVHRFRQLMFVVIAVLVGVTVAVSGVIGFVGLMLPHVVRFMVGAGHRRGLPVAVLVGAVFTVLADLVARTVISPEEIPVGIVTALVGGPFFVWLLRRDGRREEHR from the coding sequence GTGCTGCTCGTCGCCGTCACCGGGGCGGCGCTCGCGACCGGATCGGTGGCGGTGCCGTGGTCGCAGACCTGGCGGATCCTCGCGCACCGCCTCGGCGGGACCGCCCTGGTCCCCGCCCCGGACTGGTCCCGTGCGCAGGACCTCATCGTCGCCGACACCCGGCTGCCCCGGGTCCTGCTGGCCGCCCTCGTCGGGGCGACACTCACGGTGGCCGGGATGGTCCTGCAGGCGGTGGTCCGCAACCCGCTCGCCGGTCCGAGCGTCATCGGGGTCTCCTCGGGCGCCGCGACCGGCGCCGTCGTCGTGATGCGGTTCGGGCTGCTCGGGGCCGGGGCGCTGACGCTCAACGTCGCGGCCTTCGCCGGGGCACTGGCGACGCTGGCCGTGGTCCTGACGATCGCCCGCTCGGCCGGCCGGATCACCGTGCTGCGGCTGATCCTCGGTGGTGTCGCGGTCGGGTCGGTGCTGTCCGCGCTGACCAGCCTGCTGGTGCTCACCGCACCCAGTCCCACCCTCGCCTCGCAGGTGCTGTTCTGGACCCTCGGCGGGTTCGGCGCGACCCGCTGGGAGCTGCTGCTCGGCCCCGCGGTCGTCCTGGTCGCGGGCCTGGTGCTGCTGCTGGGACGGGCCCGCGAACTCGACCTGCTGCTCGCCGGTGACGAGAGCGCCGGGGCACTCGGCCTGGACGTGCACCGGTTCCGGCAGCTGATGTTCGTCGTGATCGCGGTGCTGGTGGGGGTGACCGTCGCGGTGAGCGGCGTGATCGGGTTCGTGGGGCTGATGCTTCCGCACGTCGTGCGCTTCATGGTCGGCGCCGGGCACCGCCGCGGGCTGCCGGTCGCGGTGCTGGTCGGCGCGGTGTTCACCGTGCTCGCCGATCTCGTGGCCCGCACGGTGATCAGCCCCGAGGAGATCCCGGTCGGGATCGTGACCGCGCTGGTCGGCGGACCGTTCTTCGTCTGGCTGCTACGCCGCGACGGGCGCCGGGAGGAGCACCGGTGA
- a CDS encoding bifunctional 2-methylcitrate synthase/citrate synthase, with amino-acid sequence MTVTDAPPQIHKGLAGVVADTTAISKVDSDTNSLLYRGYPVQDLCGRGSFLEVAHLLWHGELPDAAQLADLDAREKALRPLHRSLRSLLLATPDSCHPMDTLRTAVSWLGSEDAQEDDAGANSAKSLRLLAALPTVVALDQRRRRGLDPIAPDPDLGYAANFFQMSFGEIPEPEVVRAFEVSMILYAEHSFNASTFTARVVTSTLSDLYSAVVAGIGALKGPLHGGANEAVMHMLAEIDGPDAAEAWLADALANKKKIMGFGHRVYKRGDSRVPTLQTALEEVVALRGAQELLGTHSALAAAMLREKGLHPNLDYPAGPLYHLMGFDIPMFTPLFVMSRITGWTAHITEQLAANSLIRPLAAYEGSARREVPDPG; translated from the coding sequence ATGACCGTCACCGACGCACCTCCGCAGATCCACAAGGGCCTCGCCGGAGTCGTCGCCGACACGACGGCGATCTCCAAGGTGGACTCCGACACCAACTCGCTGCTCTACCGCGGGTACCCGGTGCAGGACCTGTGCGGGCGCGGGAGCTTCCTCGAGGTCGCGCACCTGCTCTGGCACGGCGAGCTGCCGGACGCCGCACAGCTGGCCGACCTCGACGCGCGGGAGAAGGCGCTGCGGCCGCTGCACCGCAGCCTGCGGTCGCTGTTGCTCGCGACGCCGGACAGCTGCCACCCGATGGACACCCTGCGCACCGCCGTGAGCTGGCTCGGCTCGGAGGACGCGCAGGAGGACGACGCCGGGGCGAACTCGGCGAAGTCGCTGCGGCTGCTCGCCGCACTGCCCACCGTCGTCGCACTCGACCAGCGCCGTCGCCGCGGGCTGGACCCGATCGCGCCGGACCCGGACCTGGGGTACGCGGCGAACTTCTTCCAGATGAGCTTCGGCGAGATCCCCGAGCCCGAGGTGGTCCGGGCGTTCGAGGTCTCGATGATCCTCTACGCCGAGCACAGCTTCAACGCCTCGACGTTCACCGCACGGGTGGTGACCTCGACGTTGTCGGACCTGTACAGCGCCGTCGTCGCGGGGATCGGTGCGCTGAAGGGCCCGCTGCACGGCGGGGCGAACGAGGCCGTCATGCACATGCTGGCCGAGATCGACGGCCCGGACGCCGCCGAGGCGTGGCTGGCCGACGCGCTGGCGAACAAGAAGAAGATCATGGGATTCGGGCACCGGGTGTACAAGCGCGGCGACTCCCGGGTGCCGACCCTGCAGACGGCGCTGGAGGAGGTCGTCGCGCTGCGTGGAGCCCAGGAGCTGCTCGGGACGCACTCGGCGCTGGCCGCCGCGATGCTGCGGGAGAAGGGCCTGCACCCGAATCTCGACTACCCGGCGGGCCCGCTCTACCACCTGATGGGGTTCGACATCCCGATGTTCACCCCGCTGTTCGTGATGTCCCGGATCACCGGCTGGACCGCGCACATCACCGAGCAGCTCGCGGCGAACTCCCTCATCCGCCCGCTGGCGGCCTACGAGGGCTCGGCACGCCGCGAGGTCCCGGACCCCGGCTGA